One genomic window of Prochlorococcus marinus str. NATL2A includes the following:
- a CDS encoding ABC transporter ATP-binding protein — MSTELEVHNLWHEFKSNKNNNWVLKDINFTLKAGELIGLLGPSGCGKTTLLRLIAGFEKPKRGLIKKNGQIISNNHYLLSPERRQIGMVFQDYALFPHLNVWDNVCFGINKKEKSIKRANWLLNLLDIYEFKNRYPHELSGGQSQRVALARALAPGTSLVLLDEPFCSLDVEVRSRLRSELSSVLKSCSASAILVTHDPHEALAICDRVAVLRSGEIQQYSTPFEMVLNPSNDFIGQFVLQKNILPIQYIDNACSTCIGKLSVPFDMSISSKSVCMFDRNAIRIEPCSNGSFTVISKEYRINHYVYTVISESIKLKSEMNLDTSLSIGDRCKVQPIHEKNFLVLPENIKCKF, encoded by the coding sequence GTGAGTACTGAACTAGAAGTCCACAATTTATGGCATGAATTTAAGTCTAATAAAAATAATAATTGGGTTCTAAAAGATATTAATTTTACTCTAAAAGCTGGAGAATTGATAGGTTTGCTTGGTCCTTCGGGTTGTGGAAAAACTACCCTTTTAAGATTGATAGCAGGTTTTGAAAAGCCAAAACGTGGATTAATAAAAAAAAATGGGCAGATAATTTCTAATAATCATTACCTTCTCTCCCCAGAGCGAAGGCAAATAGGGATGGTTTTTCAAGACTATGCTCTATTCCCTCATTTGAATGTTTGGGATAATGTTTGCTTTGGTATAAATAAGAAAGAGAAATCTATTAAAAGAGCAAATTGGCTATTGAATTTATTGGATATTTATGAGTTTAAAAATAGATATCCTCACGAACTTTCAGGCGGACAGAGCCAAAGAGTTGCCTTGGCTCGTGCTCTAGCCCCTGGGACTTCTTTGGTTTTGCTTGACGAACCTTTTTGCTCTTTAGATGTTGAAGTGAGATCTAGATTGAGGTCAGAACTTTCTTCGGTTTTAAAATCCTGCTCAGCATCAGCAATTTTAGTAACTCACGATCCTCATGAAGCATTAGCTATTTGTGATCGGGTGGCTGTCTTAAGAAGTGGTGAAATTCAACAATACTCAACTCCTTTTGAGATGGTTTTAAACCCATCAAATGATTTTATAGGTCAATTTGTATTGCAAAAAAATATTTTGCCAATTCAATACATTGATAATGCCTGTTCAACATGTATTGGTAAATTGAGTGTGCCTTTCGATATGTCGATTTCATCGAAATCTGTTTGTATGTTCGATAGGAATGCTATTCGGATCGAACCTTGTTCAAATGGTTCTTTTACTGTCATATCAAAAGAATACCGTATTAATCATTATGTCTATACTGTGATAAGTGAGAGTATAAAATTAAAATCAGAAATGAACTTGGATACATCTTTATCTATAGGAGATAGATGTAAAGTCCAACCAATTCACGAAAAAAACTTCTTAGTTCTACCAGAAAATATTAAATGTAAATTCTAA
- a CDS encoding ferritin, which yields MQSSTSNSIGLNVGPSGRAIAQPMDIDLLEALYQHTSLERVSSAQYLAMSLWFLERELRGFSSFFKKESLSEQEHGFNFAKYMIARGQTVELEEVTKPIQEWKTVQELVTLSFQMEADVTTSVQQLYSLAERSNDTRTTVFLDPVIDEQIKSEDDMAYLLGKVKFANNDPSALFIIDNELKIN from the coding sequence ATGCAATCATCTACATCCAATTCAATAGGACTTAACGTTGGTCCTTCAGGTCGTGCGATTGCACAGCCTATGGATATTGACCTTCTTGAGGCCCTTTATCAACATACTTCTCTTGAAAGGGTTTCAAGCGCACAATATTTAGCGATGTCCCTTTGGTTCCTCGAGAGAGAATTAAGAGGATTCTCTTCATTTTTCAAGAAAGAGTCTTTATCAGAGCAAGAGCATGGATTTAACTTTGCTAAATACATGATTGCTCGAGGTCAAACTGTTGAACTTGAAGAAGTAACTAAACCAATACAAGAATGGAAGACAGTCCAAGAATTAGTAACTTTGTCTTTCCAAATGGAGGCTGACGTTACAACCTCTGTTCAACAGCTTTATTCTTTGGCAGAGAGATCCAATGATACTCGTACAACGGTATTCCTTGATCCAGTTATCGACGAGCAAATTAAATCAGAAGATGACATGGCTTATTTACTTGGTAAAGTCAAATTTGCTAATAATGATCCTTCAGCATTGTTTATTATTGATAATGAATTAAAGATAAATTAA
- the pgsA gene encoding CDP-diacylglycerol--glycerol-3-phosphate 3-phosphatidyltransferase: MNAKRFMTWPRIINGLTISRILLGLPIIITLKNYNNEVFIFLILIAGLTDYLDGYFARKYDHKSAFGAKLDPLADKILLIGPMIWLVHENLVPLWAIWLIISRELLITCWRSGKTSGGPASIQAKYKTTFQFASIILLLWPKKWGTIYTINIINKIGYFSFWIALFLTLSSAINYIFNQKEAHQN; the protein is encoded by the coding sequence ATGAACGCAAAAAGATTTATGACTTGGCCGAGGATTATAAATGGACTTACAATTTCAAGGATATTACTTGGATTGCCAATAATTATTACACTGAAAAATTATAACAATGAAGTTTTTATTTTTCTAATCCTGATAGCTGGTCTTACTGATTATCTAGACGGATATTTTGCACGTAAATATGATCATAAATCTGCTTTTGGCGCTAAGCTTGATCCTCTAGCAGACAAAATCCTTCTTATTGGTCCAATGATTTGGTTGGTTCATGAGAATCTAGTGCCGCTATGGGCTATATGGTTAATAATATCGAGAGAACTGTTAATAACTTGTTGGCGATCAGGTAAAACCTCAGGTGGTCCAGCGTCAATTCAGGCTAAATATAAAACTACATTTCAGTTTGCAAGTATAATTCTATTATTATGGCCAAAAAAGTGGGGTACAATTTATACAATCAATATTATTAATAAAATAGGCTATTTCTCATTCTGGATAGCATTGTTTCTTACTTTAAGTTCTGCTATCAATTATATATTCAATCAAAAAGAAGCTCATCAGAACTAA
- a CDS encoding ABC transporter ATP-binding protein — translation MSNESCKDGKIWAYLKNINVYIDQNKILSDINLNLRYGENILILGPNGSGKSTFLKLLNRSIYPITTKDSSFKLFNKENINIWDLRKKIGFLFKEMEQRVNNGVTLYDVISSGFSGIFNSKYTNLLSESKKIKINNLINTWELGDIIYNEFQTLSDGQKRRALLARALVYEPNILVLDEPFCNLDLKSNIILNQNLNELIKHSVNLIYVTHNVESILPKTNRVILIKEGKILNDGSPSELINTKTLSDLFNISIKVIEQEGYWRMIPLSS, via the coding sequence ATGAGTAATGAATCTTGTAAAGATGGAAAGATCTGGGCTTATTTAAAAAATATAAATGTATATATTGATCAAAATAAGATCCTTTCAGATATAAATTTAAATCTTCGTTATGGAGAAAATATACTGATATTAGGACCAAATGGATCTGGTAAATCAACTTTTCTAAAGTTATTAAACAGGTCAATTTATCCAATCACAACTAAAGATAGTTCATTTAAATTATTTAACAAAGAAAACATAAATATTTGGGACTTAAGGAAAAAAATTGGATTTCTATTTAAAGAAATGGAGCAAAGGGTAAATAATGGGGTCACATTATATGATGTAATCAGTTCAGGTTTCTCAGGAATATTTAATTCTAAATATACAAATTTACTTTCAGAAAGTAAAAAGATTAAAATTAATAATCTAATAAATACATGGGAGCTAGGTGATATTATTTATAATGAATTTCAAACATTATCTGATGGTCAAAAAAGAAGAGCATTACTTGCTAGAGCTTTGGTTTACGAGCCTAATATACTTGTGCTGGATGAGCCTTTTTGTAATTTAGATTTAAAATCAAATATCATCTTGAATCAAAACCTAAATGAATTAATCAAGCACTCAGTAAATTTAATTTATGTCACACATAATGTTGAATCTATTTTACCTAAAACTAATAGAGTTATTCTAATAAAAGAAGGTAAAATATTAAATGATGGAAGTCCTTCTGAACTAATTAATACAAAAACACTTAGCGATCTTTTCAATATATCAATCAAAGTAATAGAACAAGAAGGATACTGGAGAATGATTCCTTTGAGCAGCTAA
- a CDS encoding SDR family oxidoreductase has product MKLAITGASGKTGFRVAEEAISAGYEVRLIVRSQSDIPESIQGCERYVLSDTNGTTLDYALQGCESLVIATGARPSIDLTGPAKVDYLNIKKQIESCKRQKLNRVVLVSSLCAGKLIHPLNLFGLILIWKRLGERSLQKSGLDWTVIRPGGLNENETNLKNQNILFSGDKTQEEGSIPRRLVAKACIEALKTKDSIEKIIEITSSEENPKTNMSKAIKAFSI; this is encoded by the coding sequence ATGAAATTAGCCATAACAGGAGCTTCGGGAAAAACAGGTTTTCGAGTAGCAGAGGAAGCTATATCAGCTGGATATGAAGTGAGATTGATAGTTAGATCACAGTCTGATATTCCTGAATCCATACAAGGTTGTGAAAGGTACGTTTTGTCAGACACTAATGGAACCACTCTTGATTATGCATTACAAGGTTGTGAGAGCCTAGTTATAGCAACAGGTGCGAGGCCATCTATCGATTTAACAGGTCCAGCAAAAGTAGATTATCTAAATATCAAAAAACAAATTGAAAGCTGTAAAAGACAAAAGTTAAATAGGGTTGTTCTTGTTAGTTCACTTTGCGCTGGGAAATTGATACACCCTCTAAATCTATTTGGTCTAATACTTATATGGAAAAGATTAGGTGAAAGATCTCTACAAAAAAGTGGTCTAGATTGGACTGTCATACGTCCTGGAGGTCTGAATGAAAATGAAACTAATTTAAAAAATCAAAATATTTTGTTCTCTGGTGATAAAACTCAAGAAGAAGGCTCGATTCCCAGAAGACTTGTTGCAAAAGCCTGTATAGAAGCTTTAAAAACAAAAGATTCTATAGAAAAAATCATCGAGATTACTAGTAGCGAAGAGAATCCCAAAACAAATATGAGTAAGGCAATAAAGGCGTTTAGTATTTGA
- a CDS encoding Crp/Fnr family transcriptional regulator: MSFKSYAETPSSAVRMATGQSVLIDPSSRRGDTCLEVLEGVARVYCPCEETEGMTLAFLQSGDQLRTDRLCSEGVCVEALTALCFVSDAETSVELGGYDAVNEWTLQLLRIRHLGNAEQRLQALFALLVNRLGRRCGDWCQLPFRLTHERIGELIGSTRVTSTRLISRLRTADLLKASSGDPTLSLSPDFIESSPLTV; the protein is encoded by the coding sequence ATGAGCTTTAAAAGCTACGCAGAAACTCCTTCATCAGCTGTTCGAATGGCAACCGGGCAATCCGTGCTGATAGATCCTTCCTCAAGAAGAGGAGATACTTGCTTAGAGGTTTTAGAAGGTGTAGCACGTGTTTATTGCCCGTGTGAAGAAACAGAGGGGATGACATTGGCTTTCTTGCAGTCTGGAGATCAATTAAGAACGGACCGGCTTTGCAGTGAAGGTGTATGCGTAGAAGCTTTAACCGCTCTTTGCTTCGTAAGTGATGCTGAAACGTCAGTTGAATTAGGAGGGTACGACGCTGTCAACGAGTGGACTCTTCAGCTACTTAGAATTAGACATTTAGGTAATGCTGAACAAAGACTGCAAGCTTTATTTGCTTTATTAGTTAACCGACTTGGAAGAAGATGCGGTGATTGGTGCCAATTACCATTCAGGCTTACTCATGAAAGAATTGGAGAGTTAATTGGATCAACAAGGGTTACTTCTACTCGATTAATTTCAAGACTGAGAACAGCCGATTTACTAAAAGCGTCATCAGGTGATCCGACTCTAAGTCTTTCTCCGGACTTCATTGAGTCATCACCATTAACCGTGTAA
- a CDS encoding transcriptional regulator: protein MIGNKCLVCGSSNMRADRALSGRLVCNSCGTPFGVGRRVNYKIGIYSKFSSNNKYILFICILIVAFILVVV from the coding sequence ATGATCGGAAATAAATGCTTAGTATGTGGAAGCTCTAATATGAGAGCTGATCGCGCATTATCCGGAAGATTAGTATGTAATTCATGCGGAACTCCTTTTGGAGTTGGTAGGCGAGTAAATTATAAAATAGGTATTTACAGTAAGTTTTCATCTAATAATAAATATATTCTCTTTATATGTATATTAATAGTAGCCTTTATTCTTGTGGTTGTTTAG
- a CDS encoding GNAT family N-acetyltransferase, giving the protein MDNLLSIKSLCDEDIDFVTEISRKEGFAPGVGDLRIYQNTDKQGLWVGWLDNNPIGCIAGVRYNQYYGFLGLFLVIEEYRGRGFGLQLWKKALSHLSDLPCVGLEAAPERITDYSKWGFTISSKTTRWQLLGDGKLVEEYSKNDDFDDFSFVEGSSIPQDAVKKFDEKRETTPRPHFLSNWLNHPAGKVIAVIDKKNCCHGFGRIRPCLLQNGDGWRIGPLMADTPMLLQILLKKLIESHPGLIIIDAPGLNKSASEVFRKLGFKSESETFRMYRGSQPPVSMNDVYGLACLELG; this is encoded by the coding sequence ATGGATAACCTTTTATCTATTAAATCTCTTTGTGATGAAGATATTGATTTTGTTACTGAAATATCTCGAAAAGAAGGATTTGCGCCTGGAGTTGGTGATTTAAGAATTTATCAAAATACTGATAAACAGGGACTTTGGGTTGGTTGGTTGGATAACAATCCTATTGGTTGTATTGCAGGTGTTCGATATAATCAATATTACGGATTTCTTGGATTGTTTTTAGTAATTGAGGAGTATAGAGGTAGAGGTTTTGGCCTTCAGCTTTGGAAAAAGGCTTTAAGTCATTTAAGTGATTTGCCCTGTGTTGGTTTAGAGGCTGCGCCAGAGAGAATTACTGATTACTCAAAATGGGGCTTCACGATATCTTCGAAAACTACAAGATGGCAATTGTTGGGTGATGGGAAATTAGTTGAGGAATACTCTAAGAATGATGATTTTGATGATTTCAGCTTTGTTGAAGGCTCATCAATACCTCAAGATGCCGTAAAAAAATTTGACGAAAAAAGAGAAACAACTCCTAGACCTCATTTTTTATCGAATTGGCTCAATCATCCAGCTGGAAAGGTAATAGCAGTTATTGATAAGAAAAATTGCTGTCATGGTTTTGGTCGGATAAGACCATGTCTTTTGCAAAACGGAGATGGATGGAGAATTGGTCCTTTAATGGCTGATACTCCTATGCTTTTGCAAATTTTATTAAAGAAATTAATTGAAAGCCATCCTGGGTTGATAATTATCGACGCTCCTGGCCTAAACAAGTCAGCTTCTGAAGTCTTCAGAAAATTAGGTTTCAAATCAGAATCTGAAACTTTCAGGATGTATAGAGGTTCTCAACCTCCTGTTTCTATGAATGATGTATATGGTTTGGCTTGCTTGGAGTTAGGGTAA
- the hisA gene encoding 1-(5-phosphoribosyl)-5-[(5-phosphoribosylamino)methylideneamino]imidazole-4-carboxamide isomerase: MEIIPAIDLLNGKCVRLNQGNYNEVTKFNSDPVKQAEIWESKGAKRLHLVDLDGAKTGEPINDLTIKEIKKSITIPIQLGGGIRSIDRAKELFDIGIDRIILGTIAIEKPELVKDLSKEYPKRIAVGIDAKEGMVATRGWLKQSEISSLDLAKQLNDLDLAAIISTDIATDGTLKGPNVQALREIAEISINPVIASGGIGSIADLISLADFADEGIEGIIVGRALYDGSIDLKEAILTLKNLLLQDAFNEKDKFLV, from the coding sequence ATGGAAATCATACCTGCAATAGATCTACTGAATGGTAAATGTGTTCGACTAAATCAGGGAAATTATAATGAAGTTACTAAGTTCAATAGTGATCCTGTAAAACAAGCGGAAATTTGGGAAAGCAAGGGAGCAAAACGACTACATCTTGTAGATCTTGATGGTGCCAAGACAGGTGAGCCCATAAATGATCTAACTATAAAAGAGATAAAAAAATCTATTACAATACCTATTCAACTTGGCGGTGGAATTAGGAGTATTGATCGTGCGAAAGAATTATTCGACATTGGAATAGACAGAATTATTTTAGGAACAATTGCAATAGAGAAGCCCGAATTAGTTAAAGACCTATCTAAAGAATATCCAAAAAGAATTGCAGTAGGAATTGATGCCAAAGAGGGAATGGTAGCCACTCGAGGTTGGTTAAAACAAAGCGAAATATCTTCTCTAGACTTAGCAAAACAACTTAACGATCTTGACTTAGCGGCAATCATATCAACTGACATTGCTACCGATGGCACTCTAAAAGGACCTAATGTTCAAGCCTTAAGAGAAATAGCTGAGATAAGTATTAATCCAGTAATTGCCTCAGGGGGGATAGGTTCAATAGCTGATTTAATTTCACTAGCAGATTTCGCGGATGAAGGTATTGAAGGAATAATCGTAGGCAGAGCACTATATGACGGCTCAATAGATTTAAAGGAAGCGATTTTAACTCTAAAAAATCTTCTTCTGCAAGATGCTTTCAATGAGAAAGATAAATTTCTTGTCTAA
- a CDS encoding chlorophyll a/b binding light-harvesting protein, whose translation MQTYGNPSVTYDWYAGNSGTANRSGKFIAAHAAHAGLMMFWAGAFTLFELARYDSSVAMGNQNLICLPHLAQLGIGGIENGVITEPYGCTVIAVLHLIFSGVLGAGGILHSTRYDGDLGNYPEGSRPKKFDFEWDDPDKLTFILGHHLIFLGLANIQFVEWAQYHGIWDTALGATRTVSYNLDLGMIWNHQADFLQITSLEDVMGGHAFLAFFQIIGGAFHIITKQFGEYTEFKGKGLLSAEAVLSYSLAGVGYCALVAAFWSSTNTTVYSTEFFGEVLQLKFDFAPYFVDTDPSLAAGAHTARAWLANVHFYLGFFFIQGHLWHALRAMGFDFRRVGKAFDNMENAKITNG comes from the coding sequence GTGCAGACCTACGGGAATCCTAGCGTTACCTATGACTGGTACGCGGGTAATTCAGGGACGGCCAATCGCTCCGGAAAATTCATCGCTGCGCATGCTGCCCATGCTGGTTTGATGATGTTCTGGGCAGGTGCGTTCACTTTATTTGAGCTAGCTCGTTATGACTCATCCGTTGCGATGGGTAATCAAAACTTGATCTGCTTGCCTCACCTTGCACAACTTGGAATAGGTGGAATTGAAAACGGAGTAATAACTGAACCTTACGGTTGCACAGTTATTGCTGTACTTCACCTGATTTTCTCTGGTGTTCTTGGTGCTGGTGGAATTCTTCACTCAACAAGATATGACGGTGATTTAGGAAACTATCCTGAAGGAAGTCGTCCTAAAAAGTTTGACTTCGAGTGGGACGATCCAGACAAACTTACATTTATTCTTGGTCATCACCTTATTTTCCTAGGTTTGGCAAACATTCAATTCGTTGAATGGGCTCAATATCATGGTATTTGGGATACTGCTTTAGGAGCTACTCGTACAGTTTCTTACAACCTAGATTTAGGAATGATATGGAATCACCAAGCTGATTTCCTTCAAATCACTAGTTTGGAAGATGTTATGGGCGGTCATGCTTTCTTAGCATTTTTCCAAATTATTGGTGGTGCATTCCACATCATCACTAAGCAATTTGGTGAGTACACAGAATTCAAAGGGAAAGGACTTCTTTCCGCTGAAGCTGTTCTTTCATACTCATTAGCTGGTGTTGGCTATTGTGCACTTGTTGCAGCTTTCTGGAGTTCAACAAACACAACTGTTTACTCCACAGAATTCTTCGGCGAAGTACTTCAACTTAAGTTTGATTTCGCTCCTTATTTTGTTGATACCGACCCATCACTTGCTGCTGGCGCTCATACAGCTAGAGCTTGGTTAGCTAATGTTCATTTCTATCTTGGCTTCTTCTTCATCCAGGGGCATCTCTGGCATGCACTAAGAGCTATGGGATTTGACTTCAGACGCGTGGGTAAAGCGTTCGACAATATGGAAAACGCAAAAATCACTAACGGTTAA
- the nth gene encoding endonuclease III: MKKDERIKIIIKRLEEIYPETPIPLDHQNGFTLLVAVVLSAQSTDKKVNELTKELFKVAPSAEKMYKLGENKIYNYIKQLGLAKTKAKNTHNLSKIIYEKFNNIVPNTFQELESLPGVGHKTASVVMSQVFGVPSFPVDTHIHRLSQRWGLTSGKNVIQTEKDLKRLFPKKLWNKLHLQIIFYGREYCSARGCNGTICNLCKELYPNRKKAIICIKA, encoded by the coding sequence ATGAAAAAAGATGAAAGGATAAAGATAATAATTAAGAGACTTGAAGAAATATATCCTGAGACACCGATACCATTAGATCATCAAAATGGTTTCACACTACTCGTAGCAGTTGTATTAAGTGCACAATCAACAGATAAGAAAGTCAATGAATTAACTAAAGAACTTTTCAAGGTTGCTCCATCAGCTGAGAAAATGTATAAATTAGGTGAAAATAAAATATATAATTACATCAAACAACTTGGACTTGCGAAAACTAAAGCAAAAAATACTCATAACTTATCAAAGATTATTTATGAAAAATTTAATAATATAGTTCCAAATACATTTCAAGAACTTGAGTCACTCCCTGGTGTCGGCCATAAGACAGCTAGTGTTGTTATGTCTCAAGTATTTGGTGTACCATCATTTCCTGTCGATACACATATTCATAGATTATCTCAGAGATGGGGATTAACTTCAGGTAAAAATGTTATCCAAACGGAAAAGGATCTAAAAAGATTATTTCCAAAAAAACTTTGGAATAAGTTACATTTACAGATAATTTTTTACGGAAGAGAATATTGCTCGGCGAGAGGATGTAACGGCACAATCTGTAACTTATGTAAGGAACTTTACCCTAATAGAAAGAAAGCAATTATTTGTATAAAGGCTTAA
- a CDS encoding AhpC/TSA family protein, with protein sequence MNYKNVIKEFFGKERIFLDQRKSLIVLLGSFADFDSFEYSQQLSAQSNWLAKHSVDLILIGIGSEKSKESFCKFNKIDINNVIAVKNADLHEKLNLNAGLVTQMPAIINLLIMCTGINSRGTIKEVLRGYFGDKNAGSLFTFDEDINLGPFSLFKGSMFDIFSKKQNLRPFELATRRLMNMIEILSNWNTYVPDSAFLTQRGATILLNEKDEVLYEFISESLLGYASKMSAPLSFLDDILN encoded by the coding sequence ATGAATTATAAAAATGTCATTAAAGAGTTTTTTGGAAAAGAGAGAATTTTTCTCGATCAGAGAAAAAGCCTAATAGTTTTGCTTGGTTCTTTTGCTGATTTTGATAGTTTTGAATACTCTCAACAATTATCAGCTCAATCAAATTGGTTAGCAAAGCACTCAGTTGATTTGATTTTGATAGGTATTGGGAGTGAAAAATCTAAAGAATCTTTTTGCAAGTTCAATAAAATTGATATTAATAATGTTATTGCCGTAAAGAATGCTGACCTTCATGAGAAACTTAATCTGAATGCTGGGCTTGTAACACAAATGCCTGCAATTATTAATCTATTGATTATGTGCACAGGTATAAATTCTAGAGGTACGATCAAGGAAGTTTTAAGAGGTTATTTTGGGGATAAAAATGCAGGGAGTTTATTCACTTTTGATGAGGATATAAATTTAGGTCCTTTTTCTTTGTTCAAAGGAAGTATGTTTGATATTTTTTCAAAAAAACAAAATTTACGCCCTTTTGAGCTTGCCACCAGAAGACTTATGAATATGATTGAAATTCTTTCGAATTGGAATACTTATGTACCTGATTCTGCATTCTTAACTCAAAGAGGAGCAACAATTCTATTGAATGAAAAAGATGAGGTCTTATATGAATTTATTTCTGAAAGTCTTTTAGGGTATGCAAGTAAAATGAGTGCACCATTATCATTCTTAGATGATATTTTGAATTAA
- a CDS encoding NAD-dependent epimerase/dehydratase family protein codes for MILKVLFYGGTRFVGKSLVSNLLSKGHEIFVFTRGNLPVPENITHLKGDRSNDEDLKKLSDHSFDLIVDSSGRKLEDTQRLLKFSGLPSYRFIYISSAGVYDNTQLFPVGEDSPIDLASRHIGKAKTESWLKAEGIPFTSFRPTYIYGPGNYNPIEKWFFDRITNGRSIPVPLDGQAITQLGHVSDLAEAIAKSLETDKANNQIYNCSGRKAVTFKGLIETAILATGNKVTDFDLRSFDPSKLDPKARKLFPLRLINFFTDTSKIEKDLSWEPKFDLLNGLIDSYKNDYLLANHEQVDFSSDELLFD; via the coding sequence ATGATCTTGAAAGTTCTTTTTTACGGTGGAACAAGGTTTGTAGGAAAATCCCTTGTCTCGAACTTGTTATCAAAAGGACATGAGATATTTGTTTTTACACGTGGAAATTTACCAGTACCAGAAAATATAACTCACCTAAAGGGAGACAGGTCAAATGATGAGGATCTAAAAAAACTATCTGATCATTCATTTGATCTGATTGTTGATAGCTCTGGACGAAAGTTGGAGGATACTCAAAGACTTCTTAAATTTTCAGGTCTTCCTAGTTACAGATTTATCTACATAAGTTCTGCAGGCGTATATGACAACACACAATTATTTCCTGTTGGTGAAGATAGTCCAATAGATCTTGCAAGCCGTCATATAGGTAAAGCAAAAACAGAGTCTTGGCTCAAGGCTGAAGGTATTCCTTTTACGAGTTTTCGCCCGACATATATTTATGGCCCAGGCAACTACAACCCTATTGAAAAATGGTTTTTTGATCGTATAACTAATGGTCGATCTATTCCTGTTCCTCTTGATGGTCAAGCGATCACGCAATTAGGACATGTTTCTGATTTGGCCGAGGCTATTGCGAAATCTCTTGAAACAGATAAAGCGAATAATCAAATTTATAACTGTTCAGGAAGAAAAGCAGTAACTTTTAAAGGTTTAATTGAAACGGCAATTTTAGCTACTGGAAACAAAGTCACTGATTTTGATTTGCGTTCTTTCGATCCATCAAAACTTGATCCTAAAGCAAGAAAACTTTTCCCTCTACGGTTAATTAATTTCTTTACTGATACTTCTAAAATTGAAAAAGATTTATCTTGGGAGCCCAAATTCGATTTGTTAAATGGTTTAATTGATAGCTATAAGAATGATTATCTATTAGCTAATCACGAACAAGTTGATTTTAGTTCTGATGAGCTTCTTTTTGATTGA